The segment tcaggACGGTGTAGTCGTACTCAGTGTAATCACACGCTTCAGGCAAAAATTTGTGTCAACTCTTTTCTACAAACCGATTGAAGGATGACCAATATATACATATCCTAGAATTGATTTCTTTTTGGTTACAGACATTTCATGAGTCACGAATACACGCTTAAAATTCGTTTTAAgccttttataaatttttttaaaaactatgttttttttgtaattcatCATGGGGATAAGCAATTAAATTAAAAAACATCGACTTATTATTAGAATAAAACATTGGGAGTAAAAAAGGGTTAAATAGAAAACTGTACACCTAATAGATTGTCATGACAAAACTTTGATATATGTATGCTGCCAATTTGAAGAATTCTAAAAGTTCACATGAAACAAAGAGCATTAAATCTATAAACATTAAAGTTTATAAGAATTGACCATTGAGcgaaaaatatataaaacacATTGACATAAATGCaataaatattatgaaataaGTAGTAATTAAAAAACTTTAGGTATGAATCGATACGGCACCAATGCTGTGTACTTTTGCCATGCTGGACCATGTTTTCTTAAACAAACATCCTCTACAACCATAGAACGATGAATAATGTTGAGAATTGTGATAGCGGAAATTCCCCATAACAGTGGAGAGTCAAGACCTATAAAGAGAGAAAGGTGGGAAGTTAGTGTTAACTGCCAACGGTAATTCATAAGATTAATGCGGTCAGTACGAGTGTCAATTCAAACACAGGCTTGTTCCGGCAATTACCCAGGTGACTGTAAACAAGTCTGACAATCGCCCGGAAAACTGTGATTTAGATACTCAATCTTGAAGAATTTATGAATTATCTTTACATATGTTGAGTACAGATTCAGTGTTAAAGATCAATTTCGAAAAACACacacataaaaatcaataaagctCACCGCATGGAACCTGCATTGCCACGGCCATAATAATGTAACCCACATAATTCGGGTGGCGAACATAACCCCAAAAACCTGAAACTAGTAATCGCTGAGCACCTGGTCCAACAACTATTTCAGCATCTAAAAACAGGAACAGATAAACGAATAAatcgataattttgattataCTAAAGAGTACACAAATGAAACTGTACGCATACTATTTCTATTGATTGAATTCTGTCTTATATCGCAAACTAACAGTTAGCTCGTTTGCCTCAGTATTGTTAAAGACTGTTAATGTAACTCGAGGTTTGAACATAACCAAAGTGTTCTTACCCGAGATCTGGTTGATTAAAGATACATTTGACTTAGCTCACTGAATCAATAAATCCTATAAACTCTCAAGTTAGTGACCTTCTATTTCACATAAATTCTGTGAGCAGTAAAAATTACGGAATAGCATTGCGATTTACACCAGTTTTTACTTCATGATTCTTTGGTCattctatatgtatatatatttgaagtTTCCTCAGCAAAATGTTAATAAAAAACAACTGATAACGTGATGAGAACTTTAGTACTAAACTTTGAATTATGAGTACAATAATACAGGTTGTGGAACACCAACAGAACATGTGCGATCGAATAACCAATTCGAATTTTTTGGTCTAAATGAAACTCAATATATAAAGTGCTGTAGGACAAGCGACAAGTCAACTCTGGTGATGACtattaccatatcgctaacatATGATCATAACTGGTGATGTGTGATTAGAAAATGAGGTTTCCAAGATAATATACGTTGAAAATAATAAAGCATAAAAGTGGGGAAACACAATATAACTCTACAAATTGAGTTGGTTCATCTTCAGTATTGAATAGATGAGTTACTACACGCTAACTGCGTAAAACATGTTAGTTGTTAGTTATGGATTTAGTAATCAAGATAAGAATAAAGCACTGGATAAACTAGCTACTATAAACGTTTTAAGGTCCATAGTTATTCTTAACTCAAGAAATCTCAAGACTGTACAAAGAGCAAAATACATTTCGATAGAAAATATATGTCAACTCACTAGCGAATGATGGGTCGTGAGGATCACGTCTGAATCTATCTTTCTGGTTGTTTGATCTACGATGAATCCATAATCCCAGTAAAAATAAAACCATAGAAATTCCCATAATCCAGGCATTACAACTATGTTTTGAAGAACTAGTTAGCTGTCTGCCAACATCAGGTCTTGAAGACAAGTATGAACTTGTTATGGAATACACGAAAGGTAGAGCGACCAGTCGACTGATAATAAAGCAAGAACCAAATGTTACGGATTGCATTTCGTAAGTAAAGGAAAAGGCATgctgaaataaatataaaaaacatgGTATATGCAATAGAATATTGCAACGTATTATGataaaaatttaaattcataaagtttGCTATTCTCCgaaaaacaatttttaattgattttgaCTACTTACAGTGTACAACAAAAGACGAAGAATCAAGTACGTATGAAAATACACTACAACACGTACCTCGAAGATGAAGAAGTCAAGCACCCATAAGGCGTGCATAAGAGCATGCGCAGCAAGAGCCGGGCTTATGCGTTCATATTGCTCATACTGTCTGAATATATACGTTAAATCTATTAGGGGCAATGCCATCAATCCCGATCGTGTTATAGTCATTTTCCAGTCAATACCAAGCCACTGAGGTCGTACGTGACGACCACACCAGAAATCAAGGAAAATACTACCTATAAATTGTGAGAAAAGCATGcattaaataattatataattaattgGTAAATGATAAGTACTGTTAGCACTGATAGCGAGCCTACTGTAGATAGAAAGTTCTACGgatatgttttgttttctttgagAGTGATCGGTTCCACTCTTTACATTAAAAACCTAAGGGCAGGCTGCAGTCACTTTCCGACAAAACGTACATATGCTTTAGTGTGAAATGAATATGAGTACTGTgcagttaaataaataaacaaagagCAAGTACAATATAGTATCCATTTTCTCGAAAATTAACAATGTACGAGTGTGAAACCAATTAAAGTCAGGAAAATATTACACATGCATTTCCTACGACACTGATTAAAATTAAATGGAAATCATATAATCTAACTGATTAAAAACAGCATCGACTACTTTCACTAACTTGTTTTGGCCGCTGATTGTCTTGTATAACGTACAACTGTCTTAGAGGCGAAATACGCAACCAACGACAAAAAAAGAGACGCCAAACAAGATGAAGTCAGTAAACTGAGCCACAGGTTTGGGAGCATTTGACTTGGTTTTAAATTCCTGACTGTAGTACACTCGGAGATTTCAGCGAAAGCAAACAACCCGATGAAGATGACAAAAGATATCAGGCCTAAAAGAATAAATACATACAATATTAAAATAACGATAACTAACAGAAAAAAGTTCAGATTAATGGATGAGAAGTGTTTATGTTTTACTGTTTCATAAGACTTTGAAGAAACTTCATTTAAAAATGTCACCACTAAAAGCACATGTCCACTTATATGAATGATGAGATAGAAATCTGATAATAAACACCCCTTTAGTTAAGTTTGCTAGATAGTTTATTTCTGAAGGTACTAACTGCTCAAATTATCTGAAAAGAAACAGTGGATTTACCGATTAAGTTGGTCAACAATATACTTTTATGATGAATAGAATTATATTTTGGACAGGTGATTTGAAAATTATAGTACTATTGCGTTGCTTATTTACAAAATTACTGGCATATATCAATACATAACATTTACTTTctacattattcagatattcGTTCTAAATTAGTGCTTAATTCGGTTATCACAGGGAGTAGTTATGCTTTTAATCAACTGTGCTTTATATAGACTTCGTCTCAACAGTAAAAAAAACTTACTATTACAGCGGTAGTCGATATTTCGGTGCCCTGTAGTAACCATTCGACCAATAGGGAGAAAACGAGCAACTAGACACTGTAACAAAAGATACATGAAAACGAGCACGGAACTCTGGATATTGATATAGTTGTGCCAGTCAGTTGGCCAAAGAACTCCAAGGAATGGACGTGCAGGACCCCACAAACTTTTGTTATCTCCTGTTGGCCAAAGAATTTCAATTAGTGGAAACGCAGATTCCCATAAGCTTTTGTTTTCTCCAGAAAAATTGCTTATTGAAATGGGTGCGAATATCAGAAGATTCAGCCAGTAAACAAATGGTACAATGAACAGTACTTGAATAATGGCAACAACAGTTGGACTAAACAACGTTTTACGATAATTTGTCAAGAGTGGAGTTAGTGTTACTGGTTTGTGTAGTTGGGTCGCTTCCGACTTGTGAACTAGTCTGTAAGAAACAGATATATAACAGTATATTTAACATAGCGTACTAATAAAATGTGAGCTTGTGGGTTATTTGATCAGATACTTGAGCTTCAAAACAACTTTTCAGAATTTCGTAGAAATTAACCAGGAATACCTAGATTCAGTGTTATGACGTAAAATACTGATTTTTAAAAGGAAACGTGTGAGCAATGCGGGCGGAAACAACTGACGTTATTTGCACTGGAAGTACATTATTCTGCAACTGCATATTCGTCTAActacaaatgaaaaatatactTCGTTACCAAACACCTGTATTAACTTAATCCCCTGAAACTGTTGAGTTATTTAATGATTGTGATTTCAAATAACGTGAAAACAAACGTAGATCAATCCCAGAAAGAAATGGATTGACTATGAGGAGAGTACTTGCCGTACTAaactgaatgaatgaatggatggGTCATGAGACTAAGGATACATAACACTCAAGTAGCTAGTGAACTGCAGatttataaatgaaatcagTTGTGTATGGTGGAAGTTCTATCAATGAACCGGTTTCTGCAGCAGTCTGATAAGTCTTTACAAATACTGTCACTGGGTGGCTCAAAAGATTATTTAATATGTTACTGCCTTAGGCTAAGCTTTTTAACAACAAAGTGCTATGCACGCTCTTGTTTTAAAGACAGAAAAGTAATCATTTGTACTTGATAATCACTGTCACTTTTACCCATAGCCCTGTAAGAAAGCGATCGAGAGTAAACAATAGTCAGCTATAAGCATACAACCTGCTAACGACAAATAAACCGTCTATCAGGTTGTTATTGATTGATAGAATTCGCTGAGAAAAGGATGGCATATCCAAGAGGCAGAAAGCTGgtcatattattgatttatttaagcACACGTTTTAGTCAAACGTTTTATTTTGGAAAAAGCAGAAACTTTCCAGTTTTAGGACTGATTTGATGAAAGTAATGAATATAGAATCCTTCGCGGTAGAACAACCAGTACTTATTCGGCGCCACTTGAGAGGGAACATTCGTACAGTGGTTTTTCATAATACACCAGTTTTTCTAATTTTAACGAACTGCTGGTGTTTCTTATACCAACGATAGAGTTTTCTATACACATAAAATCTTTAGAGATGTGAAAATATAGGCAGATTCCAACCAGTTGATTTGAACAATTCAGTCACATGATTCAAGCACACGAGAACGTTTTAGTAAACTTGAGTATTAGTAGTAGAGTGGATTACTTCTAGATTCTTTACAAGACATTACTCCCGTAAAACTGAAAAAGTGATAAAGCGATTACAGATTACTATACCTTTATGTGATCATTGTCAAGTGATTAAGTGAACAAGTTGCTTCAAAGAGCTTTTCAACACAAGGTTTACTTGTGACTTTAAGCCTAATATTCTAAATGTACGGCGTTTTACAATGTTTAATAATACCGTGCTAACGAAACATTGTTATAAGTTATCTCCGAGGGCATAACAAGATAGTTCAAAAGCCATGATAGTATAAACATACAGTGAGTTTGCATTTTATTGACCAACCAGTTAATGACTGGAATCCGTTAGCATAAGTAGCATTTAGAAAATAGTGAAACACTGGTTATTGAAAGTTACTGCGAGAACAAAAGCTGACCAACTTGTTGAATATCCGTGATTTTGAAGACCAGATGAGCAAACATTCAATGGTTCCAAGCTGAACGcgcttacatatatatatatatatatatatatatatatatatatatatacaccaaAAATCTAGATTATTAATAGGCTCATCACTCAGTAAATATAGTTTGGTCAGCATACGCAGAATAACAGATTATCAGTAAAACAACTAATCTGGATGAAAAACTCAAATATCGACAAGTAAATTTTTCGATTTTATGAACCGACTGAGACTAAAAATCAATCATTATTGCGTTAAATCAAACTAATCGGAAATCTATTAACGTCTAAGTGATGCAGTATATTAGATTTAGGTTGATTATTTGAATTAGTAGCATTTCACATATGCATATTTTCTTTTTGCACACAAAATGGAAGTTTACAATACTGTATTAAAATCATGTTTTCAAAAGGTCACAGCTAATAATTGCGACTTCGTGTGAAATCTAGAACATCGAACTTACCCTTCCTGATAGATATGAGTTggtttatctgtttctattttctTGACAATTTTTTGGGAAAAACGAGATAGTCCATGGTTTAGAGGCAATGATTTTAATACGTCAGTTTGGGCAGGGCGATCAAACACAGTCTCAGTATACTGGGTTGTTTTTGTAACACTTTTCACAGATTCTTCACTAGGGTCAGGGCTAGGAGAACGTCTACGCCTCACCTTGGACTCAGAGGCGGGCGTACGCGCTCGCCTAGTAGGTGTTTTTGATCGAGACCGTGCAGAGCTTGGGGTTCGTGAACGAATTTTTGAAGTACCCCGACTAGTTGATTTACTACGACCCCTCGTTACCTGCAAATGAATGTTTACAAACACTAAAATATCATGACATGGCATAATAAGTTTCTCAGAAAGTTGGCATATATGTATTTCCTTAATAGTCAGTCAATATCAACGCGAAATCCGAATATCGGCAAAAGTATGCTACACTGACGAACCAATTAGACTAAAAATAGCAGTCATCGAATTTTCGGACGATATCTGAAAAGTAGTGATGAGGATCTCGTGTATTATTAGAAACTAAATATAAGATGTGCATATCTGATTTTTAGGACACTCAAAATTGATAAACACATGTGGTGTAACTAATGTGATTTTACAATGGTGTAATACGTAATATTTACTTTAGTCTTAATACCTAACCCTATTAAAACTCATTtctaacaaaattatttactCCTCGCCCAACAACTATCATCGTCAGCTCTCCATTATTtggataaattatatatatatatataaaccaaacTTTATTGGATGAGAGATTAATTACTAGAGGCCAATCGTACAGTACCTATAAAATTTGTTGCTTAAGATAATAAATTCGGATGGAAACACCTCTGCTAAGTGAGTGCAGTTTTTCCTGCCAGCATTCGATTTTAAACACATATCAGGCAAAACCACACAACAACTACCATCGCCACTGCATTACATAGACATAGGAAACGAAAATGTTAGACGTGTGTTTTACCTAGGTCTATCAACACACTACTAGTAATACAAACTAAATGGCGCTTGTGAAGTATACTGCCATCACCTACGGCGTGCCGATAGTGAGTTGTTCAGCAAGAACTTAGCCAAGTCTGAACTCTTCTGATCGCTTCCAGCGATCAGTCAACCACGTGATTGTATTGTTTTAGGGTTTAACGGTAGGGCCATATAATCAGTAATTCAGAATGTCAGACGAACACCTAATGTGACCAACAAGCCTAAAAGAATACGAGAATAACTGAGACAATAGTGAGGTGGACTAACGGCCTGAATTAAAATAATGGCAGCTCAATGAATTATCTTTACTACTGCCATCAGATGAACGGCAGTAtcagaatgataataattggACGACTAAACTCCTAACTATTGACAGTCACCAAAACTCAGGTAAAAGACACCGACTTGAGGCCTAGAAAGTACTTTTGCTGATTACGAACGACAAACCGACTGTATAACAAAACAAGGACGACAATCTACAAAATACTTCAAACTGATAGACACCTCCTGAGAAAGCGAATTTCCCAAATATTCCAAGAAAAAATGAGTCATTCAATGGTTTACGTATAATATGCTTACCACCTCATTGGTCTTCTTTCTGAGTGGCATCGGAGTGGTAAATAATTTGGTAGCAATCGGTAATAACGAACAAAGATGCGAAAATGGCGACGCAGTGCTTGTTAAAACAAAAGAAGTGAAAGATACCTAGGGCAATAAATTTCTCATACCAAATATTAACAGATGATATAGATTTTGAATGTTGTGCATTAAAATTTTTCAGTAATGATAGATAAATACCATGGTTGTtactgtagcggtaaataaatcctcaaaatcattagctctgtaagtgttcgacattggatgctgtccacattagttttaatggaatCACCTAGCTGGGaggtgctcggtcatgcatccgcaccagatcatgaatgggaacgccgtgctcaacttctcctgcgatcgCTAGTCAGtctagatcagtcacttcttgatattttgataatctatcaaatatatatctCTCAACCTCCtcacttctgacttttgatttcactgagtgggcgcgattcaattgCAGCAAGTGTTGCTAGTTAAAGTGtcatactacaatatctgtggCGTCTTCATTGGTGACCCGACGTGATCCGGGACACTAACCCATAAATTGTGAGTCTCTTGCCTTTTGGAACTTCACGAATCATTGCTTTACTTAATTTTTGATATATATTGTGATacatttatcttatttttaaatatttttcctTCGTTTACCCCTTTACTTTAAATTCGTCATGACAGAATAGACTCCTAAGCTACTCAAGGTCAAGATTCTTACACCATCGTCGTTTCAGCTAATGCCTTTTCGGTAGGACAATTTCGAAGCTTGATTCTGCTACGTAGAGGCCGACTTCTACAAGCACGGCATGACTGATCCACGCGCACAATTCCTCGCAGTAGTAAAGCCACTACCTTGCGAATTCAACAGACAAGTCACACCTAGTTTTTTCGGCAGCTTATGAAACCCTAAAAACGGTCGATTCAGAGACGCGGAGATGTAACCGAACGACAGAGGTTAGATCAACTCCCTAAAACATCGACTCGTAACAtcgttctgcgacagacatgttgctaagaatgagagaggtaaTAGGCCAAAGAACTTTCtaatgatggcctattcagacaacgtTTCTTGTTTAAACTTCCTCAACGCGTGCAAGCTGTGCTGGTCTCGTATAAAAACAACGCCGTATATGAGCTCTCTGAATCTGCCGACTGGATCCTCGAAATCACAAAATCTAATGCCGAGGTTTCTTCACttaaagaaaaacctcaaacgaccctgGATGACATTATGTCATATACTTACACGTTATCTTAGGcttcgtaatgaccgtaaacGGTCACTTCGCATAGGCGATCTATCTCTAGACCACGAGAGACTGATAACACCAACTGGTGctgtatcataaccagtatgggaagtcttccagaaattgctgAAAGCCCTGAAAACACAAAATCGACAGACACGAAAAATAGTTacggaaacttcccagccggcacgtgTTAACAGCAGCAGTAGCCGAcgaacatagccgtctgttatatGTCAGAGATGTGATCACGAAAGTTCACTACCTCTTCgatactggcgcagaagttagtgTTCTTCCAGCAATTGCTAACAACAGGCTTCACGAATCTGTTTTGAACCTACAGGCGGCAAATGGAAAGCCAATCGCCACACATGGTGAAAGGTACGTTTACCTTCACGACCATTTACACAAACCTATCCCTTAGAtcttcgtggttgcagatgtttctatgccaataaTTGGTGTACATCTCGCGTTCGTACCTCACGAGACTGAGATCTCATCCGAAGTCAAGGGCTGCGTGGTCTGCTGATCTGTACATGAGActgaagtctcgtccgtagacagGGCAGATGACGCGTGCTGTTGACTGAGACGTGAGAATGGGGTCTCTGATGCATCTAGAGTGGGATCCGAAAAAGATGTAGGGATCCCGCTAGAAATTGAGTCTCGGCTTATCGGGtagggcactgtcatcgacgtgcaCTTATTTGAAACGATTAAGGCTGACTATCACGACGCaaccatgtcgatcaaccttgaaggtcttttcgtgacggggaatcacgtgaaaaggtccttcgtaaggctgttgtagagttTCGCGTACCGAATATACTCGTATGGAAACATGTGAACAGATAGATAACTCTTGAGGGGGAGCGACCTGTCGATTTTGTAAATAAGTTGGCACCGGAGGCAGTATTCGCATAAAttcagacagtcgttggacgtagtctgattcgccgaacttattgctgctccgtggtgtgaaaaatttcccagacagacgcaatgtcg is part of the Schistosoma mansoni strain Puerto Rico chromosome 1, complete genome genome and harbors:
- a CDS encoding Lamin B receptor (ERG24); this translates as MPLRKKTNEVVTRGRSKSTSRGTSKIRSRTPSSARSRSKTPTRRARTPASESKVRRRRSPSPDPSEESVKSVTKTTQYTETVFDRPAQTDVLKSLPLNHGLSRFSQKIVKKIETDKPTHIYQEGLVHKSEATQLHKPVTLTPLLTNYRKTLFSPTVVAIIQVLFIVPFVYWLNLLIFAPISISNFSGENKSLWESAFPLIEILWPTGDNKSLWGPARPFLGVLWPTDWHNYINIQSSVLVFMYLLLQCLVARFLPIGRMVTTGHRNIDYRCNSLISFVIFIGLFAFAEISECTTVRNLKPSQMLPNLWLSLLTSSCLASLFLSLVAYFASKTVVRYTRQSAAKTSSIFLDFWCGRHVRPQWLGIDWKMTITRSGLMALPLIDLTYIFRQYEQYERISPALAAHALMHALWVLDFFIFEHAFSFTYEMQSVTFGSCFIISRLVALPFVYSITSSYLSSRPDVGRQLTSSSKHSCNAWIMGISMVLFLLGLWIHRRSNNQKDRFRRDPHDPSFANAEIVVGPGAQRLLVSGFWGYVRHPNYVGYIIMAVAMQVPCGLDSPLLWGISAITILNIIHRSMVVEDVCLRKHGPAWQKYTALVPYRFIPKVF